The proteins below are encoded in one region of Paraburkholderia phenazinium:
- a CDS encoding saccharopine dehydrogenase family protein, with protein sequence MKVAIVGAGLIGHTIAHMLRETGDYEVVAFDRDQQALDKLAEQGIPTRRVDSADAAALRAAVQGFDALINALPYYLAVNVATAAKGAGVHYFDLTEDVRATTAIRAIADESDHAFMPQCGLAPGFIGIAAHELANRFTEIRDVKMRVGALPEFPTNALKYNLTWSVDGLINEYCQPCEAIRDSRTQWVQPLEGLEHFSLDGTEYEAFNTSGGLGTLCETLAGRVEMLDYKSVRYPGHRELMKFLLEDLRLASDRDTLKSIMRRSVPSTAQDVVLVFITVTGMRNGQLVEEVFTRKIFAKTVCGVPMSAIQITTAGAMCAVLDLFREKKLPQSGFVRQEQVSLRDFLSNRFGQLYEGQSLDATATV encoded by the coding sequence ATGAAAGTTGCCATCGTTGGCGCGGGTTTGATCGGCCACACCATTGCCCATATGCTGCGTGAAACCGGCGACTACGAAGTCGTCGCGTTCGACCGCGATCAGCAGGCGCTCGACAAGCTCGCCGAGCAGGGTATCCCGACCCGTCGTGTCGATTCGGCCGACGCCGCAGCACTGCGCGCCGCCGTGCAAGGCTTCGACGCGCTGATCAACGCACTGCCGTACTACCTCGCCGTAAACGTTGCCACTGCCGCTAAGGGTGCCGGCGTCCATTACTTCGATCTGACCGAAGACGTGCGCGCCACCACCGCGATCCGCGCGATCGCCGACGAGTCCGACCACGCCTTCATGCCGCAATGCGGCCTCGCCCCTGGTTTTATCGGCATCGCCGCGCATGAACTGGCGAACCGCTTCACGGAAATTCGCGACGTCAAGATGCGCGTCGGTGCGCTGCCGGAATTCCCGACCAATGCGTTGAAGTACAACCTGACGTGGAGCGTGGACGGTCTGATCAACGAGTACTGCCAGCCGTGCGAAGCGATCCGCGACAGCCGCACGCAATGGGTGCAGCCGCTCGAAGGCCTCGAGCACTTCTCGCTCGACGGCACCGAATACGAAGCCTTCAATACGTCCGGCGGTCTCGGTACGTTGTGCGAAACGCTGGCCGGCCGCGTGGAAATGCTCGACTACAAGTCGGTCCGCTATCCGGGTCACCGCGAACTGATGAAGTTCCTGCTCGAAGACCTGCGCCTCGCAAGCGACCGCGACACGCTGAAGTCGATCATGCGCCGTTCGGTGCCGTCGACGGCACAAGACGTCGTGCTGGTCTTCATCACGGTGACAGGCATGCGAAATGGTCAACTGGTCGAAGAAGTGTTCACGCGCAAGATCTTCGCGAAGACGGTCTGCGGCGTGCCGATGAGCGCGATCCAGATCACCACGGCGGGCGCGATGTGCGCAGTGCTTGATCTGTTCCGCGAAAAGAAGCTGCCGCAAAGCGGGTTTGTGCGTCAGGAGCAGGTGTCGCTGCGCGACTTCCTGTCTAACCGCTTTGGTCAACTGTACGAAGGGCAGTCGCTCGACGCAACGGCGACGGTTTGA
- a CDS encoding AAA family ATPase: MAYLVFICGHAGTGKTTLARRLIAPLMRAAGSAFCLLDKDTLYGVYSSAAMSLLTQDPNDRDSPLFLQHLRDPEYRGLIDTARDNLELGISALVIAPLSREIRERKLFDRAWLGVGEDVEIRVVWVHTEEETARQRILERGDPNDAYKLAHWDEYRQRRFIPSGESCVGLLMFDATAPGVADYDALIERILRG; encoded by the coding sequence GTGGCGTATCTGGTTTTCATCTGCGGACATGCGGGCACCGGCAAGACGACACTTGCCAGACGCCTGATCGCACCGTTGATGCGCGCGGCTGGCAGCGCCTTCTGCCTGCTGGACAAAGACACGCTATACGGCGTCTATAGTTCTGCCGCAATGAGCCTGCTCACCCAGGACCCCAACGACCGCGACAGCCCCCTCTTCCTGCAACATTTGCGCGACCCGGAATACCGCGGATTGATCGACACCGCGCGGGACAATCTCGAACTCGGCATCAGCGCACTCGTCATCGCTCCGCTGTCACGCGAAATTCGCGAGCGCAAACTGTTCGATCGCGCCTGGCTCGGAGTTGGGGAGGATGTCGAGATTCGCGTGGTCTGGGTGCACACGGAGGAAGAGACCGCGCGTCAGCGAATCCTCGAGCGCGGCGATCCGAACGATGCCTACAAACTCGCGCATTGGGACGAATACCGGCAACGCCGTTTCATCCCGAGTGGCGAGAGTTGCGTGGGCCTGCTGATGTTTGATGCTACCGCGCCAGGCGTAGCGGATTACGACGCGCTGATCGAACGGATTCTGCGCGGATAG
- the cydX gene encoding cytochrome bd-I oxidase subunit CydX encodes MWYFSWILGIGVALGFGIINVMWLEANDTFSRDAVPGDPLAAPADTSTTDKR; translated from the coding sequence ATGTGGTATTTCAGCTGGATTCTCGGTATCGGCGTGGCGCTGGGCTTTGGGATCATCAACGTAATGTGGCTCGAAGCCAACGACACGTTCAGCCGCGACGCAGTGCCAGGCGACCCGCTTGCCGCGCCCGCCGACACCTCGACCACGGACAAGCGTTAG
- the corA gene encoding magnesium/cobalt transporter CorA: protein MLINCAAYQDGRKLADIPIEDISDYVARPECFVWVALKDASPDELAVMKEEFGLHDLAIEDALLGHQRPKIEEYGESLFAVMHTVEMDDDHELLIGEVDVFVGSNYVLSVRNRTRFGFSDVRARCEREPELLREGSGFVLYALADDIVDRYFPILEELGAEIEEVEDRIFEKNDVAASRAIIADLYSLKRRLVSLQHHVAPLQEAISKLAGGRVPQICSGMEAYFRDIYDHLERTVRIVDGRREMVVTAIQVNLGMISLAESEITKRLGSFAALFAVPTMIAGIYGMNFQSIPELHYKYGYPICIAVMFTVDMFLWWRFRKAGWL, encoded by the coding sequence ATGCTGATCAATTGCGCGGCCTACCAGGATGGCCGCAAGCTCGCCGATATTCCGATTGAAGACATCAGCGACTATGTCGCGCGGCCCGAATGCTTCGTCTGGGTTGCCCTCAAAGACGCCTCCCCCGACGAACTTGCCGTGATGAAAGAGGAGTTCGGCCTGCACGATCTCGCAATCGAGGATGCCTTGCTGGGTCATCAGCGTCCGAAAATCGAGGAGTACGGCGAGTCGCTCTTCGCCGTCATGCACACGGTGGAGATGGATGACGACCATGAGCTGTTGATCGGCGAGGTCGATGTATTCGTGGGATCGAATTACGTGCTGTCGGTGCGCAACCGGACCCGCTTCGGTTTTAGCGACGTCCGCGCGCGTTGCGAGCGCGAACCGGAGCTGCTCCGGGAAGGCTCCGGTTTCGTGCTGTACGCGCTGGCCGACGATATCGTCGACCGCTATTTCCCGATTCTCGAGGAACTCGGCGCCGAAATCGAAGAGGTCGAAGACCGGATCTTCGAAAAGAACGACGTCGCCGCGTCGCGCGCGATCATCGCGGATCTGTATTCGCTCAAACGCCGTCTCGTGAGTCTGCAGCATCATGTGGCGCCGTTGCAGGAAGCCATCAGCAAACTGGCCGGCGGCCGCGTTCCGCAGATATGCTCGGGAATGGAGGCGTACTTTCGCGACATCTACGACCATCTCGAGCGGACCGTGAGGATCGTCGACGGGCGCCGCGAGATGGTCGTGACCGCGATCCAGGTGAATCTCGGCATGATCTCGCTCGCCGAGAGCGAGATCACCAAGCGTCTCGGCTCCTTCGCCGCCCTGTTCGCGGTGCCCACGATGATTGCCGGCATTTACGGCATGAACTTCCAGAGCATCCCGGAGTTGCATTACAAGTACGGTTATCCAATCTGCATCGCCGTGATGTTCACCGTCGACATGTTCCTGTGGTGGCGCTTCCGCAAGGCTGGCTGGCTTTAA